The Siansivirga zeaxanthinifaciens CC-SAMT-1 region AAAAACCCGGTTTGATCTCTTTTGCTTGTTTTTGCATAGAAAAACAGTAAAATTAAAAACACAAAAATATAACAAAACGATTCGTAAAGTTGTGCAGGATGTCTATAAGGAACGGCTTCAAGTAATTCGCTAAATTGCGGATTGTTCGCTACGGCATCATAAGCTTTTTGTACATCGTTAATACCTGTTAATTGCATCACTTGATTTTTGTAATATTCATCTTGAATGAAACGAACCCCAAAAGCAGAATCTGTTACTTTTCCAATAATTTCAGAATTTATAAAGTTACCAATTCTAATAAATATGGCTCCTGAAGCGACAGCAATTACGATACGGTCTAAAATCCAGAGTAAAGATTTATAGTTGTATTTTTTACGGTATAAGTACATGCCTGTAATTATTCCTATGGCAGCGCCGTGACTTGCAAGTCCTTGAAAACCTGTAAATTCTATACCACCTTTAAATTTGAAAGGAAGGAATATGCTAAAGAAGTCTTGCGAAATTAATTCAGATTGGTAAAATAACACATGACCTAATCTGGCGCCAATCATGGTTGCCAGAACGGTGTAAATAAATAAAGGGTCTAAATATTCTAACGATACTTTTTCTTTAGTGAAAATACGTTTCATGATATACCAGCCAAAAACAAAAGCTGTTACCCACATTAAACTGTAAAAATGTAATTTGAAATTTCCAATAATATCAATGCCAGATATTGGATTCCAATCGAATTTTAATAAATACATAATAGATTGTTTTCTTTATAATTTGAAAAACTACAAGTAATTTTTATGGGTTATTTTTTAATTTCTAAAATTTCAACTTCAAAAATTAAATTAGATCTAGGCGGTATGCCTCTGTTTCCAGATTCTCCATAAGCCAAATGATAGGGTATAAATAATGTGGCCTTATCTCCAACGCTTAATTGCTGTAAACCTTCTTTAAAACCTGCAATCATTCGAGCATTTGGTCTGATATCGCAAACGATTGGCTCGTATTTACCAGCTTCTTTACGTTGTTCGTTTACAGCATCATTCGCTTCTGCAGCTTCTAATTTGCTAGTTTCTAAAAATTTTCCGTCTTCAAAATAGAGGGTGTAATTGGCTAATACTTCTGCCGATTTTTTTAAGGGCTCTCCTGTGCCTTTTTCAGTGATATAATATTTTAACCCAGAATTTAAACTAATAGCTTTTTCTCTTTGCATATTAAATTTTTCAACATTGGCTTTAAGTAAAGCCTCGGCTTTTGCTATTTTTTCTTTTTCTAGGCGTTCGGCTTCAATAAAATGACCTTTAAACATTTTTGGAGCATCAAATGTTTTCGCTTCTTTTCCTTTTCTAATAATGTTTAACTCTTTTATTACGACGTCTACCACAGGGCGATTACCCGCTTGAGTTTCTACATTGGAAATGCTGTCTTGAACATCGAGACCCAAAACCAGTTCTCCAAAAACCGTATGGCGATTGTCTAAATGCGGTGTCGCCACCTCGGTTATAAAAAATTGGCTGCCATTTGTTTTAGGACCCGAGTTAGCCATAGATAAAATTCCGGGTTTATCGTGTTTAAGATCCGGGTTAAATTCATCCATAAATTTGTAACCAGGACTTCCGCTACCCGTTCCTTTAGGGTCGCCTCCCTGAATCATGAAACTATCAATTACACGATGAAAAATGGTGCCGTTATAAAACTTCTTTTTTAAATAAATACTGTCAACTAACGTATTTGTTCCTTCGGCTAACGATACAAAGTTTGCCACCGTTACTGGGGTTTTGTCGTAGGTTAGTTTTGCTAACATCGTGCCTTTTGTTGTAACAAATTCGGCATATATTCCATCTTCTAAATCTGGATATTGCGCCTTACAAGAGGTAAAGCTTAATATAATTAAAACAAGAAAAATTTTAATTGTATGCATTGTTTGGGGCATTTTAATTAGTGGTGTTTTCAATGATAGAATTTAAAGTTACTTCGCAAATTATAGGTGTATTGCTTCCTATTTTATTTTCGTCGCCATAATAACCAAACGCCTTTTGTGAAGGAAATAAGAACGTAACTGTTTCTCCTGTTTTCATTAGTTTTAAGCCTTCTCTTAAGCCAGAAAATAATTCTTCTTTATCGATGGTATATGTGCGAGTTTTTAGTTCTTCTGTTGTGTAAATAGTTTGTCCGGTAAAAGATTTTAAATTGTAATTGTAGTTTACAATATCTCCAAAATCTGGAGTTTTAAGCGAATCGACATCGTTCTTTACGTTGTAATAATACCAAAAACCATTACCAGAGGCAATGTATTCATTGTCTTTACGAAGCTTCATATACTTGTTAATGATGGCTTCTTCTTTGGCGTTTAATTTTTTGTTTCTTTCTACCGAAGCATCAATAAAAGAGCCACTTTTAACCGAAATTGGACGGCGGGCTTCGGGTGATTTACAGGCTATTATTACTAATAACAGTATAAATGTGATTAATTTATTCATTAGTTAGGGCTTTTTTATAACTAGGCAATATACTAATAAATTTATCAACAGTTTCTTTTAAAGATAAATAGCTTTTGCCACCTGCAGCGTTAATATGTCCGCCACCATCAAAGTGTGCACGAGACATTTCGTTTACAGAAAAATGACCTTTAGATCTTAGTGATATTTTAATAATACCTTCTTGTTTGTCTTCAATAAAAATAGCTGCTAAAACAATGCCTTGTACCGATAAACCATAATTTACAATGCCTTCGGTGTCTCCTTTTTTGTAGTTGTATTTATTTAATTCTTCTTGAGATAAGGTAATGTATGCCGTTTTGTAATCTTGTAAAACTTTTAAATTTGTTAAGGCACAACCCAAAAGTTGTAGAGCTTCAAAACTGTTGGTGTCGTAAATGTTATTATGAATTTGTGAGTTGTTAGCTCCTTTTTTAATAAGTTTTGAAATAATTTTATGGGTTTCACTGGTTGTACAAGGAAACCTGAAAGATCCTGTATCGGTCATGATGCCTGTGTAAAGACAGGTTGCTATATTTTCATCAATAAGTTCTTCATCACCCATCATGTTTATAAAATTAAATACCATTTCACAGGTAGAAC contains the following coding sequences:
- the lgt gene encoding prolipoprotein diacylglyceryl transferase, translated to MYLLKFDWNPISGIDIIGNFKLHFYSLMWVTAFVFGWYIMKRIFTKEKVSLEYLDPLFIYTVLATMIGARLGHVLFYQSELISQDFFSIFLPFKFKGGIEFTGFQGLASHGAAIGIITGMYLYRKKYNYKSLLWILDRIVIAVASGAIFIRIGNFINSEIIGKVTDSAFGVRFIQDEYYKNQVMQLTGINDVQKAYDAVANNPQFSELLEAVPYRHPAQLYESFCYIFVFLILLFFYAKTSKRDQTGFLFGLFLILLWTVRFFVEFVKEPQGDEYINWFGFNTGQWLSIPFILIGLYFMFVYKPKQPVK
- a CDS encoding peptidylprolyl isomerase, coding for MHTIKIFLVLIILSFTSCKAQYPDLEDGIYAEFVTTKGTMLAKLTYDKTPVTVANFVSLAEGTNTLVDSIYLKKKFYNGTIFHRVIDSFMIQGGDPKGTGSGSPGYKFMDEFNPDLKHDKPGILSMANSGPKTNGSQFFITEVATPHLDNRHTVFGELVLGLDVQDSISNVETQAGNRPVVDVVIKELNIIRKGKEAKTFDAPKMFKGHFIEAERLEKEKIAKAEALLKANVEKFNMQREKAISLNSGLKYYITEKGTGEPLKKSAEVLANYTLYFEDGKFLETSKLEAAEANDAVNEQRKEAGKYEPIVCDIRPNARMIAGFKEGLQQLSVGDKATLFIPYHLAYGESGNRGIPPRSNLIFEVEILEIKK
- the gldI gene encoding gliding motility-associated peptidyl-prolyl isomerase GldI; this encodes MNKLITFILLLVIIACKSPEARRPISVKSGSFIDASVERNKKLNAKEEAIINKYMKLRKDNEYIASGNGFWYYYNVKNDVDSLKTPDFGDIVNYNYNLKSFTGQTIYTTEELKTRTYTIDKEELFSGLREGLKLMKTGETVTFLFPSQKAFGYYGDENKIGSNTPIICEVTLNSIIENTTN
- a CDS encoding DHH family phosphoesterase: MKKQDITNIKALLSNKNKIVIVPHKNPDGDAVGSTMGLYHYLQKKNQDVIVIAPNDYPHFLKWIPGESTILKHDLQTKMCNNYIREADIIFTLDFNAFHRAGNMEHMLAHSTALKIMIDHHQAPDPYATYMYSDVTMSSTCEMVFNFINMMGDEELIDENIATCLYTGIMTDTGSFRFPCTTSETHKIISKLIKKGANNSQIHNNIYDTNSFEALQLLGCALTNLKVLQDYKTAYITLSQEELNKYNYKKGDTEGIVNYGLSVQGIVLAAIFIEDKQEGIIKISLRSKGHFSVNEMSRAHFDGGGHINAAGGKSYLSLKETVDKFISILPSYKKALTNE